TCTTGACATACTAGCATCTTTCCCTTTTTTCCGTTAACCTCAAGAAGATACTTTCCACACTCTGGGCATTTAGCTCTAGTCATATTATCATGAATATATTTTTCTGTGCTGCCTTTTACATCAGATACAAGCTTTGAAGCATAATTTTTCATATCTTCAATAAATTTTTTGTTATTTAATTTTCCCTTACTTATCTCAGCTAATTGCTGTTCCCATCTTGCAGTAAGTATTGGAGATTTTAAATCTGATGGTACAAGGTCTACTAATTGCTTACCTTTAGAAGTTGGATGAATATCTTTTCCTCTCTTTTCTATATAAAAAGTATTAAAAAGTTTCTCTATTATATCTGCTCTTGTGGCAACAGTTCCTAGTCCACCTGTTTCTCCTATGGTTTTCATTAATGTTTTGTTATTTGTTTCCATGTACTTTTGAGGATTTTCCATGGCTGAAAGTAATGTCCCTTCATTAAATCTTGCTGGTGGCTTTGTCTGTCCTTTTACTAATTTAGCTTCTCTTAATTTTATTTTATCTCCTTTTTTAATCTCTGGAAGTGCTTGTTCTTTCACTATCTCTTCCCTATCATCATTGTAATCATCATCTAAAAATTCTTCTCTATCATACACAGTCTTCCAGCCTTTAAATTTAATTATTTTTCCCTTAGCAAAAAATGTTTCTCCTTCTACTAAAGCTTTAACTGTAGTTTGCTCATATTCAAAAGGTGGACATAAAACCGCTAAGAATCTTCTTATAACTAAATCATAAATATTCATCTCTTCACTACTAAGACGTGATAAGCTTACTCTTTCCTCTGTAGGAATAATAGCATGGTGATCGCTTACCTTGCTGTTATCCACAAAACTTTTATTTCCTACTATTTTTCCTTTTAAAAGAGTTTGAGCGGATTTAGCATATGGTCCTATAGCTATGCTTTTAATTCTCTCTTTTAATGTTCCCACCACATCTGTAGTTATATACCTAGAATCTGTTCTTGGATAAGTAAGCAATTTGTGATTTTCATACAATCTCTGCATAATTGATAATGTTTGTTTTGCAGAATATCCAAATCTTCTATTGGCATCCCTCTGAAGCTCTGTTAAATCATATAAAGCAGGAGAAAACTTTTTCTTATAAGATTTATTTATTTCTATAATTTCTCCTTCTTTACCATCAACCCTGGTTACAATACTCTCACCTTTGCTTTTATTAAAGGTTCTAGTTTGTCCTCCTTTGTTATCTTGCCACTGAAGTGTAA
The DNA window shown above is from Haloimpatiens massiliensis and carries:
- a CDS encoding DNA topoisomerase III, translated to MSKILVLAEKPSVGRDLARVLKCKKKGNGYLEGDKYIVTWALGHLVTLADPEAYDVKYKSWNMEQLPMIPSYLKLVVIKKTSKQFSAVKNQLYRNDVKEIVIATDAGREGELVARWIIEKAKVKKPMKRLWISSQTDKAIKEGFNNLKPSKDYENLYKSAVCRAEADWFVGLNVTRALTCKYNAQLSAGRVQTPTLAMIVEREEEIKNFVPKDYYSVNAKANGFTLQWQDNKGGQTRTFNKSKGESIVTRVDGKEGEIIEINKSYKKKFSPALYDLTELQRDANRRFGYSAKQTLSIMQRLYENHKLLTYPRTDSRYITTDVVGTLKERIKSIAIGPYAKSAQTLLKGKIVGNKSFVDNSKVSDHHAIIPTEERVSLSRLSSEEMNIYDLVIRRFLAVLCPPFEYEQTTVKALVEGETFFAKGKIIKFKGWKTVYDREEFLDDDYNDDREEIVKEQALPEIKKGDKIKLREAKLVKGQTKPPARFNEGTLLSAMENPQKYMETNNKTLMKTIGETGGLGTVATRADIIEKLFNTFYIEKRGKDIHPTSKGKQLVDLVPSDLKSPILTARWEQQLAEISKGKLNNKKFIEDMKNYASKLVSDVKGSTEKYIHDNMTRAKCPECGKYLLEVNGKKGKMLVCQDRECGYRKNLSKVTNARCPQCHKKLELRGEGEGRIFVCPNCSYREKLSAFNKRKKAEGDKVNKKDVAKYMKKIKKENETPVNSALADALAKLNLK